The following coding sequences are from one Collimonas arenae window:
- a CDS encoding GNAT family N-acetyltransferase codes for MNLRAARAIGKMDITNIVGDVVIRRATVADAGVIAAVRIDSWRATYRGIIPDDYLDGMKIEDSTAIWSRILGATSNAANVFVAEVDGEVLGFAAGMTLKEAKLGFDSELTAIYLEPSVQRAGIGRKLVAHVAAALAAAGANNMLVWVLAENRPARQFYEMLGAELLAEQPFSWDGLDLQEAGYGWRTIRVN; via the coding sequence ATGAATCTGAGAGCAGCACGGGCTATCGGCAAGATGGACATCACCAACATCGTTGGTGATGTCGTCATCCGTCGCGCCACCGTCGCCGATGCGGGAGTGATCGCGGCGGTGCGCATCGACAGCTGGCGCGCTACATACCGTGGCATCATTCCGGATGACTATCTGGATGGCATGAAGATCGAAGACAGCACCGCCATCTGGAGCCGTATCCTGGGTGCGACCTCGAATGCGGCTAACGTATTCGTGGCCGAAGTGGATGGCGAAGTGCTGGGTTTTGCAGCCGGCATGACGCTCAAGGAAGCCAAGCTCGGTTTCGATTCCGAGCTGACAGCGATCTATCTGGAACCGTCGGTGCAACGCGCCGGCATCGGCCGCAAGCTGGTGGCGCATGTGGCGGCAGCATTGGCCGCCGCCGGCGCTAACAACATGCTGGTCTGGGTGTTGGCTGAGAATCGTCCGGCGCGGCAGTTTTACGAGATGCTGGGGGCAGAGCTGCTGGCCGAACAGCCGTTCAGCTGGGATGGCCTGGATTTGCAAGAAGCCGGCTACGGCTGGCGTACTATCAGAGTAAATTGA
- the tkt gene encoding transketolase, with protein MTSTLPTTKMANAIRALAMDAVQKANSGHPGMPMGMAEIAVALWAKHYRHNPANPHWFNRDRFVLSNGHGSMLQYALLHLTGYDLSMDEIRNFRQMHSKTPGHPEVDVTPGIETTTGPLGQGLTNAVGMALAERLLAAEFNRGNFPIVDHYTYTFVGDGCLMEGISHEACSLAGTLRLSKLIALYDDNGISIDGHVEGWFKDDTPKRFEAYGWNVIRAVDGHNVEAVSAAIHQAKLSDKPTLICCKTVIGKGSPNLAGTDKVHGAALGDKEIAAVREALGWPYAPFEIPADVYEAWDAKAQGKHFEGDWNALFAAYAAEFPQQASEFTRRMKGELPGNFEQTVSAYIATCVEKKETIATRKASQNAIQALAPVLPEFLGGSADLTGSNLTNWKECVAVRADQPGNHINYGVREFGMSAMMNGIALHGGYIPFGATFLTFSDYSRNALRMAALMKIRSIFVFTHDSIGLGEDGPTHQSVEHVSSLRLIPQLDNWRPCDTVESAVAWQQAVLRQHGPSTLIFSRQNLQYQERDAEQIANIQRGAYILKDAPDAKAILIATGSEVELAMQSAAALEKEGIAVRVVSMPCADVFDRQEASYKASVLQRGLPRVAIEAGVTAFWHKYVGLEGAVVGIDTFGESAPAPVLFKHFGFTVENVVAKTKLVLA; from the coding sequence CGCTTCGTCTTGTCAAATGGTCATGGTTCGATGCTGCAATATGCGTTGCTGCACCTGACCGGCTACGATCTGTCGATGGACGAGATCCGCAATTTCCGTCAAATGCATTCGAAGACTCCGGGTCATCCGGAAGTTGATGTCACGCCGGGAATCGAAACCACGACCGGTCCGCTGGGCCAGGGCCTGACCAATGCGGTCGGCATGGCGCTGGCGGAACGTTTGCTGGCAGCGGAATTCAACCGCGGCAATTTCCCGATCGTTGACCATTACACTTACACGTTCGTCGGCGACGGCTGCCTGATGGAAGGCATTTCGCACGAAGCCTGCTCGCTGGCCGGCACATTGCGCCTGTCGAAACTGATCGCGCTGTACGATGATAACGGTATCTCGATCGACGGCCACGTAGAAGGCTGGTTCAAGGACGATACCCCGAAACGCTTCGAAGCCTACGGCTGGAACGTGATCCGCGCCGTCGACGGTCACAATGTGGAAGCTGTCAGCGCCGCCATCCATCAAGCCAAGCTGTCCGACAAGCCAACCCTGATCTGCTGCAAGACCGTGATCGGCAAAGGCTCGCCAAACCTGGCCGGCACCGACAAGGTGCACGGCGCGGCACTGGGCGACAAGGAAATCGCTGCCGTGCGCGAAGCGCTGGGCTGGCCTTACGCGCCATTTGAAATTCCGGCAGATGTCTACGAAGCCTGGGACGCCAAGGCGCAGGGCAAGCATTTCGAAGGCGACTGGAATGCATTGTTCGCTGCTTATGCTGCTGAATTCCCGCAGCAAGCCAGCGAATTCACCCGCCGCATGAAGGGCGAGTTGCCAGGCAATTTCGAGCAGACCGTGAGCGCCTACATCGCTACCTGCGTCGAGAAGAAAGAAACCATCGCCACCCGCAAGGCCAGCCAGAACGCCATCCAGGCGCTGGCGCCGGTGCTGCCGGAATTCCTCGGCGGTTCGGCCGACCTGACCGGTTCCAACCTGACCAACTGGAAAGAATGCGTCGCCGTGCGCGCTGACCAGCCGGGCAATCACATCAACTATGGCGTGCGCGAGTTCGGCATGAGCGCAATGATGAACGGTATCGCCCTGCATGGCGGCTACATCCCGTTCGGCGCGACTTTCCTGACTTTCTCCGACTACAGCCGCAATGCCCTGCGCATGGCGGCACTGATGAAGATCCGTTCGATCTTCGTGTTCACCCATGACTCGATCGGCCTGGGCGAAGATGGTCCGACCCACCAATCGGTGGAGCACGTATCGAGCCTGCGCTTGATCCCGCAACTGGACAACTGGCGTCCATGCGACACAGTTGAATCGGCAGTGGCGTGGCAACAGGCCGTGTTGCGTCAGCATGGTCCAAGCACACTGATTTTCTCGCGTCAGAACTTGCAGTATCAGGAGCGCGATGCGGAACAGATCGCCAACATCCAGCGCGGCGCTTACATCCTCAAGGATGCACCTGATGCCAAGGCGATCCTGATCGCCACCGGTTCCGAAGTCGAACTGGCGATGCAATCGGCAGCGGCGCTGGAAAAAGAAGGCATCGCGGTACGCGTGGTGTCGATGCCTTGCGCCGACGTGTTCGATCGCCAGGAAGCATCCTACAAGGCGAGCGTGCTGCAACGCGGCTTGCCACGTGTGGCGATCGAAGCCGGCGTGACTGCTTTCTGGCACAAGTATGTGGGCCTGGAAGGCGCCGTGGTCGGTATCGATACCTTCGGCGAATCGGCTCCGGCTCCAGTGCTGTTCAAGCATTTCGGCTTCACTGTTGAAAACGTCGTGGCCAAGACCAAACTGGTACTGGCATGA